A single genomic interval of Falco naumanni isolate bFalNau1 chromosome 11, bFalNau1.pat, whole genome shotgun sequence harbors:
- the ZNF644 gene encoding zinc finger protein 644 isoform X3, translating to MDDLEINTEVTGAKEEEEILCGDNFISEEEGGIPKPQESDTSFQKNSTLTLPEELSRDRSEKALSGGQTSLFIHAGAPTVSSENFILSRGTAVNGPVSHSTSTKTSIMNKGSVSLTTGQPVGHHTDSCSTLTVVHDLQLPAKSATQKSNQHQVLFLLPDVAHAKNLTHSIKNLPTSASIGCDSQKSVGNSVDSTLVGQVEVCEDDKNLIVKDDCVDTLTDISSGTGGFRSGCDPSWDPQKEFIQFLMTNEETMEKSPIHCKVGLEKKRKRKMDVSKITRYTEDCFGHTSCIPSKSKLLDVDFLEQNEELQIVEPQKYSLSKVKPESTDEELEAVDAIQQLIYSPTSNCAEDTSPVHTSTFLSNTLKNKCEQNDSESPSTFSTDEPSFYPCTKCNVNFREKKHLHRHMMYHLDGNSHFRHLNVPRPYACRECGRTFRDRNSLLKHMIIHQERRQKLMEEIRELKELQDEGRSARLQCPQCVFGTNCPKTFVQHAKTHEKDKRYYCCEECNFMAVTENELECHRGIAHGAVVKCSIIGSDMSQRKTQKKASLKDPYLGSSKKSSTYVCKMCPFTTSARSILKKHMEYLHPASCIDPFGSHLRLEKRKGSIIEESLDFGSRTKQLIKQSSTFPKNSVLKQDVKRSFGSASQSTSFAKLHKRPYRIQKARKSVSQSSKLNSAEKKDSYETEDDSSWDNVELCDYTTQSVEDESYSDINQEHVNLFPIFKGKMEDHEAGDKSSLSYEQNDGFYFEYYEDAEGSNFLHDLHDPQNLENVGSALPKHNSVFHWTDLSLEKKSCPYCPATFETGVGLSNHVRGHLHRAGLSYEARHVVSPEQIATSDKMQHFKRTGTGTPVKRVRKAIEKSETTSEHTCQLCGGWFDTKIGLSNHVRGHLKRLGKTKWDAHKSPICVLNEMMQNEEKYEKILKALNSRRIIPRPFVAQKFASNDDFLSQNVIPLEAYHNGLKTEDTSVSASEEEGLNFLNECDETKAVLHDEKKNQSLTLIELLKNKRLGEERNPDISPQKIHNQTARKRFVQKCVLPLNEDSPLMYQPQKMDLTMQSGMPVKLRTCVHCNTTFTSAVSLSNHLRAYARKKSAGLLTGTEVILAISVSLPPTTLGYCLYIQTAFIVAVRKNAVEPSSS from the exons ATGGATGATTTAGAGATAAATACTGAAGTCACTGGTGctaaagaagaagaagaaatcctATGTGGTGATAATTTCATATCTGAGGAAGAAGGTGGCATTCCTAAACCACAAGAGAGCGACACGTCGTTTCAGAAGAACAGTACATTGACTCTGCCTGAGGAGTTATCAAGGGATAGATCTGAAAAAGCCTTAAGCGGAGGCCAGACTTCTCTATTTATACACGCTGGTGCTCCTACTGTTTCTAGCGAAAACTTTATCTTGTCTAGAGGAACTGCTGTTAATGGACCAGTTTCACACTCCACCTCAACTAAGACTTCCATTATGAATAAAGGCAGTGTTTCATTAACCACTGGACAGCCTGTAGGTCATCACACAGATTCCTGCTCAACTTTGACAGTGGTTCATGATCTTCAGCTGCCTGCAAAGAGTGCAACACAGAAATCAAATCAGCaccaagttttatttttgttacctgATGTAGCACATGCTAAGAACCTGACTCATTCCATTAAAAATCTACCTACCTCTGCTTCAATTGGTTGTGATTCACAGAAATCAGTAGGAAATAGTGTAGATAGCACTTTAGTAGGCCAAGTAGAAGTTTGTGAGGATGATAAAAATCTAATAGTAAAAGACGACTGTGTTGATACATTAACAGACATTTCCTCAGGTACAGGTGGTTTCAGATCGGGTTGTGATCCCAGCTGGGATCCACAAAAAGAGTTTATACAGTTTCTTATgacaaatgaagaaacaatgGAGAAGTCTCCTATTCACTGTAAAGTAGGCTTAGAAAAAAAGcgaaaaaggaaaatggatgtTAGTAAAATAACACGCTATACTGAAGACTGTTTTGGTCATACCAGTTGTATTCCTAGTAAATCGAAACTATTAGATGTTGACTTCTTAGAGCAGAATGAGGAGCTACAAATAGTAGAACCGCAGAAATATTCATTGAGTAAAGTAAAGCCTGAATCCACAGATGAAGAGCTTGAAGCTGTTGATGCTATCCAGCAGCTCATTTATAGTCCCACTAGTAACTGTGCAGAAGATACTTCTCCTGTTCACACTAGCACTTTTCTTTccaatactttaaaaaacaaatgtgaaCAGAATGATTCTGAATCGCCATCTACTTTCAGTACTGATGAACCATCATTTTATCCCTGTACAAAGTGCAATGTGAATTTTAGGGAGAAGAAACATCTGCATAGGCATATGATGTACCATTTAGATGGGAACAGTCATTTCCGACATCTCAATGTCCCCAGGCCCTATGCATGTAGGGAATGTGGAAGGACATTTCGAGATCGTAATTCACTTCTTAAACATATGATAATTCACcaggaaagaaggcagaaactGATGGAAGAAATCCGTGAGCTGAAAGAACTTCAGGATGAGGGTAGGAGCGCACGGTTACAGTGCCCACAGTGTGTATTTGGTACCAATTGTCCCAAAACGTTTGTGCAGCATGCAAAGACccatgaaaaagataaaagatatTATTGCTGTGAGGAATGCAATTTCATGGCTGTGACAGAAAATGAACTGGAATGCCATCGAGGGATCGCTCATGGAGCAGTAGTCAAATGTTCCATTATCGGTAGCGATATGTCccagaggaaaacacagaaaaaggcatCCTTGAAAGATCCATATTTGGGATCCTCAAAAAAATCATCAACGTATGTGTGTAAGATGTGTCCATTTACTACTTCAGctagaagcattttaaaaaaacacatggaATATTTGCACCCAGCATCGTGCATTGATCCCTTTGGTAGCCATCTTAgactagaaaaaagaaaaggaagcataaTAGAAGAATCTTTAGATTTTGGTAGCAGGACAAAACAGTTGATCAAACAATCTTCTACTTTTCCAAAGaactctgttttaaaacaggatGTAAAAAGATCATTTGGCTCTGCTTCACAGTCCACTAGCTTCGCAAAACTTCACAAGAGACCCTACAGGATACAGAAGGCTCGGAAAAGCGTTTCACAGTCATCT AAACTTaactctgctgaaaaaaaagacagctatGAAACGGAGGATGACAGTTCATGGGATAATGTTGAACTATGTGATTACACTACACAGTCTGTGGAGGATGAATCTTACAGTGATATTAATCAGGAGCATGTAAACCTATTCCCCATATTCAAAGGTAAAATGGAAGATCATGAAGCTGGTGATAAATCTTCACTTAGTTATGAGCAGAATGATGGCTTTTATTTTGAGTATTATGAAGATGCTGAGGGTAGTAACTTCCTGCATGATTTGCATGATCCTCAGAATTTAGAAAATGTAGGATCAGCATTGCCAAAGCATAATTCAGTTTTCCACTGGACGGATTTGTCGCTTGAAAAGAAGTCCTGTCCGTACTGTCCAGCAACCTTTGAAACAGGTGTTGGACTGTCCAATCATGTCAGAGGACATCTTCACAGAGCCGGACTGAGCTATGAAGCCCGTCATGTTGTTTCACCAGAACAGATAGCAACAAGTGacaaaatgcaacattttaaaagaactggAACAGGAACGCCTGTTAAACGTGTTAGAAAAG cGATCGAGAAATCTGAAACAACTTCTGAGCATACATGTCAGCTCTGTGGAGGCTGGTTTGATACTAAAATTGGATTGTCTAATCATGTGCGAGGACACCTGAAAAGGCTTGGTAAAACCAAGTGGGACGCACACAAGTCTCCGATCTGCGTTCTGAATGAGATGATGCAAAATGAAGAGAAGTATGAAAAAATCCTAAAGGCTTTGAACAGTCGCCGCATTATTCCCAGACCGTTTGTTGCTCAGAAATTTGCATCAAATGATGACTTTTTATCTCAGAATGTTATACCTCTTGAAGCATACCATAATGGCCTAAAGACTGAAGATACATCTGTGTCTGCATCGGAGGAAGAAGGGCTGAATTTCCTAAATGAATGTgatgaaacaaaagcagtactacatgatgaaaaaaaaaatcagtcactTACACTGATAGAACTCCTGAAAAATAAGAGGttaggagaagaaagaaatcctgATATTTCTCCACAAAAGATTCATAATCAAACTGCAAGAAAGAGGTTTGTTCAGAAATGTGTTCTTCCATTAAATGAAGACAGTCCATTGATGTATCAGCCACAAAAAATGGACTTGACTATGCAGTCAG GTATGCCTGTGAAGCTTAGAACGTGTGTGCATTGCAATACGACGTTTACAAGTGCTGTTAGCCTGTCCAACCACTTACGCGCTTATGCACGAAAGAAGAGTGCTGGACTTTTGACTGGGACAG AAGTTATCTTGGccatttctgtctctctccccCCCACCACCTTGGGTTACTGCCTTTATATCCAGACTGCTTTCATTGTTGCTGtcagaaaaaatgctgttgagCCCTCATCTTCCTAA
- the ZNF644 gene encoding zinc finger protein 644 isoform X4 has product MDDLEINTEVTGAKEEEEILCGDNFISEEEGGIPKPQESDTSFQKNSTLTLPEELSRDRSEKALSGGQTSLFIHAGAPTVSSENFILSRGTAVNGPVSHSTSTKTSIMNKGSVSLTTGQPVGHHTDSCSTLTVVHDLQLPAKSATQKSNQHQVLFLLPDVAHAKNLTHSIKNLPTSASIGCDSQKSVGNSVDSTLVGQVEVCEDDKNLIVKDDCVDTLTDISSGTGGFRSGCDPSWDPQKEFIQFLMTNEETMEKSPIHCKVGLEKKRKRKMDVSKITRYTEDCFGHTSCIPSKSKLLDVDFLEQNEELQIVEPQKYSLSKVKPESTDEELEAVDAIQQLIYSPTSNCAEDTSPVHTSTFLSNTLKNKCEQNDSESPSTFSTDEPSFYPCTKCNVNFREKKHLHRHMMYHLDGNSHFRHLNVPRPYACRECGRTFRDRNSLLKHMIIHQERRQKLMEEIRELKELQDEGRSARLQCPQCVFGTNCPKTFVQHAKTHEKDKRYYCCEECNFMAVTENELECHRGIAHGAVVKCSIIGSDMSQRKTQKKASLKDPYLGSSKKSSTYVCKMCPFTTSARSILKKHMEYLHPASCIDPFGSHLRLEKRKGSIIEESLDFGSRTKQLIKQSSTFPKNSVLKQDVKRSFGSASQSTSFAKLHKRPYRIQKARKSVSQSSKLNSAEKKDSYETEDDSSWDNVELCDYTTQSVEDESYSDINQEHVNLFPIFKGKMEDHEAGDKSSLSYEQNDGFYFEYYEDAEGSNFLHDLHDPQNLENVGSALPKHNSVFHWTDLSLEKKSCPYCPATFETGVGLSNHVRGHLHRAGLSYEARHVVSPEQIATSDKMQHFKRTGTGTPVKRVRKAIEKSETTSEHTCQLCGGWFDTKIGLSNHVRGHLKRLGKTKWDAHKSPICVLNEMMQNEEKYEKILKALNSRRIIPRPFVAQKFASNDDFLSQNVIPLEAYHNGLKTEDTSVSASEEEGLNFLNECDETKAVLHDEKKNQSLTLIELLKNKRLGEERNPDISPQKIHNQTARKRFVQKCVLPLNEDSPLMYQPQKMDLTMQSEDTDCKR; this is encoded by the exons ATGGATGATTTAGAGATAAATACTGAAGTCACTGGTGctaaagaagaagaagaaatcctATGTGGTGATAATTTCATATCTGAGGAAGAAGGTGGCATTCCTAAACCACAAGAGAGCGACACGTCGTTTCAGAAGAACAGTACATTGACTCTGCCTGAGGAGTTATCAAGGGATAGATCTGAAAAAGCCTTAAGCGGAGGCCAGACTTCTCTATTTATACACGCTGGTGCTCCTACTGTTTCTAGCGAAAACTTTATCTTGTCTAGAGGAACTGCTGTTAATGGACCAGTTTCACACTCCACCTCAACTAAGACTTCCATTATGAATAAAGGCAGTGTTTCATTAACCACTGGACAGCCTGTAGGTCATCACACAGATTCCTGCTCAACTTTGACAGTGGTTCATGATCTTCAGCTGCCTGCAAAGAGTGCAACACAGAAATCAAATCAGCaccaagttttatttttgttacctgATGTAGCACATGCTAAGAACCTGACTCATTCCATTAAAAATCTACCTACCTCTGCTTCAATTGGTTGTGATTCACAGAAATCAGTAGGAAATAGTGTAGATAGCACTTTAGTAGGCCAAGTAGAAGTTTGTGAGGATGATAAAAATCTAATAGTAAAAGACGACTGTGTTGATACATTAACAGACATTTCCTCAGGTACAGGTGGTTTCAGATCGGGTTGTGATCCCAGCTGGGATCCACAAAAAGAGTTTATACAGTTTCTTATgacaaatgaagaaacaatgGAGAAGTCTCCTATTCACTGTAAAGTAGGCTTAGAAAAAAAGcgaaaaaggaaaatggatgtTAGTAAAATAACACGCTATACTGAAGACTGTTTTGGTCATACCAGTTGTATTCCTAGTAAATCGAAACTATTAGATGTTGACTTCTTAGAGCAGAATGAGGAGCTACAAATAGTAGAACCGCAGAAATATTCATTGAGTAAAGTAAAGCCTGAATCCACAGATGAAGAGCTTGAAGCTGTTGATGCTATCCAGCAGCTCATTTATAGTCCCACTAGTAACTGTGCAGAAGATACTTCTCCTGTTCACACTAGCACTTTTCTTTccaatactttaaaaaacaaatgtgaaCAGAATGATTCTGAATCGCCATCTACTTTCAGTACTGATGAACCATCATTTTATCCCTGTACAAAGTGCAATGTGAATTTTAGGGAGAAGAAACATCTGCATAGGCATATGATGTACCATTTAGATGGGAACAGTCATTTCCGACATCTCAATGTCCCCAGGCCCTATGCATGTAGGGAATGTGGAAGGACATTTCGAGATCGTAATTCACTTCTTAAACATATGATAATTCACcaggaaagaaggcagaaactGATGGAAGAAATCCGTGAGCTGAAAGAACTTCAGGATGAGGGTAGGAGCGCACGGTTACAGTGCCCACAGTGTGTATTTGGTACCAATTGTCCCAAAACGTTTGTGCAGCATGCAAAGACccatgaaaaagataaaagatatTATTGCTGTGAGGAATGCAATTTCATGGCTGTGACAGAAAATGAACTGGAATGCCATCGAGGGATCGCTCATGGAGCAGTAGTCAAATGTTCCATTATCGGTAGCGATATGTCccagaggaaaacacagaaaaaggcatCCTTGAAAGATCCATATTTGGGATCCTCAAAAAAATCATCAACGTATGTGTGTAAGATGTGTCCATTTACTACTTCAGctagaagcattttaaaaaaacacatggaATATTTGCACCCAGCATCGTGCATTGATCCCTTTGGTAGCCATCTTAgactagaaaaaagaaaaggaagcataaTAGAAGAATCTTTAGATTTTGGTAGCAGGACAAAACAGTTGATCAAACAATCTTCTACTTTTCCAAAGaactctgttttaaaacaggatGTAAAAAGATCATTTGGCTCTGCTTCACAGTCCACTAGCTTCGCAAAACTTCACAAGAGACCCTACAGGATACAGAAGGCTCGGAAAAGCGTTTCACAGTCATCT AAACTTaactctgctgaaaaaaaagacagctatGAAACGGAGGATGACAGTTCATGGGATAATGTTGAACTATGTGATTACACTACACAGTCTGTGGAGGATGAATCTTACAGTGATATTAATCAGGAGCATGTAAACCTATTCCCCATATTCAAAGGTAAAATGGAAGATCATGAAGCTGGTGATAAATCTTCACTTAGTTATGAGCAGAATGATGGCTTTTATTTTGAGTATTATGAAGATGCTGAGGGTAGTAACTTCCTGCATGATTTGCATGATCCTCAGAATTTAGAAAATGTAGGATCAGCATTGCCAAAGCATAATTCAGTTTTCCACTGGACGGATTTGTCGCTTGAAAAGAAGTCCTGTCCGTACTGTCCAGCAACCTTTGAAACAGGTGTTGGACTGTCCAATCATGTCAGAGGACATCTTCACAGAGCCGGACTGAGCTATGAAGCCCGTCATGTTGTTTCACCAGAACAGATAGCAACAAGTGacaaaatgcaacattttaaaagaactggAACAGGAACGCCTGTTAAACGTGTTAGAAAAG cGATCGAGAAATCTGAAACAACTTCTGAGCATACATGTCAGCTCTGTGGAGGCTGGTTTGATACTAAAATTGGATTGTCTAATCATGTGCGAGGACACCTGAAAAGGCTTGGTAAAACCAAGTGGGACGCACACAAGTCTCCGATCTGCGTTCTGAATGAGATGATGCAAAATGAAGAGAAGTATGAAAAAATCCTAAAGGCTTTGAACAGTCGCCGCATTATTCCCAGACCGTTTGTTGCTCAGAAATTTGCATCAAATGATGACTTTTTATCTCAGAATGTTATACCTCTTGAAGCATACCATAATGGCCTAAAGACTGAAGATACATCTGTGTCTGCATCGGAGGAAGAAGGGCTGAATTTCCTAAATGAATGTgatgaaacaaaagcagtactacatgatgaaaaaaaaaatcagtcactTACACTGATAGAACTCCTGAAAAATAAGAGGttaggagaagaaagaaatcctgATATTTCTCCACAAAAGATTCATAATCAAACTGCAAGAAAGAGGTTTGTTCAGAAATGTGTTCTTCCATTAAATGAAGACAGTCCATTGATGTATCAGCCACAAAAAATGGACTTGACTATGCAGTCAG AGGACACTGACTGCAAGAGGTAG
- the ZNF644 gene encoding zinc finger protein 644 isoform X2 has protein sequence MDDLEINTEVTGAKEEEEILCGDNFISEEEGGIPKPQESDTSFQKNSTLTLPEELSRDRSEKALSGGQTSLFIHAGAPTVSSENFILSRGTAVNGPVSHSTSTKTSIMNKGSVSLTTGQPVGHHTDSCSTLTVVHDLQLPAKSATQKSNQHQVLFLLPDVAHAKNLTHSIKNLPTSASIGCDSQKSVGNSVDSTLVGQVEVCEDDKNLIVKDDCVDTLTDISSGTGGFRSGCDPSWDPQKEFIQFLMTNEETMEKSPIHCKVGLEKKRKRKMDVSKITRYTEDCFGHTSCIPSKSKLLDVDFLEQNEELQIVEPQKYSLSKVKPESTDEELEAVDAIQQLIYSPTSNCAEDTSPVHTSTFLSNTLKNKCEQNDSESPSTFSTDEPSFYPCTKCNVNFREKKHLHRHMMYHLDGNSHFRHLNVPRPYACRECGRTFRDRNSLLKHMIIHQERRQKLMEEIRELKELQDEGRSARLQCPQCVFGTNCPKTFVQHAKTHEKDKRYYCCEECNFMAVTENELECHRGIAHGAVVKCSIIGSDMSQRKTQKKASLKDPYLGSSKKSSTYVCKMCPFTTSARSILKKHMEYLHPASCIDPFGSHLRLEKRKGSIIEESLDFGSRTKQLIKQSSTFPKNSVLKQDVKRSFGSASQSTSFAKLHKRPYRIQKARKSVSQSSKLNSAEKKDSYETEDDSSWDNVELCDYTTQSVEDESYSDINQEHVNLFPIFKGKMEDHEAGDKSSLSYEQNDGFYFEYYEDAEGSNFLHDLHDPQNLENVGSALPKHNSVFHWTDLSLEKKSCPYCPATFETGVGLSNHVRGHLHRAGLSYEARHVVSPEQIATSDKMQHFKRTGTGTPVKRVRKAIEKSETTSEHTCQLCGGWFDTKIGLSNHVRGHLKRLGKTKWDAHKSPICVLNEMMQNEEKYEKILKALNSRRIIPRPFVAQKFASNDDFLSQNVIPLEAYHNGLKTEDTSVSASEEEGLNFLNECDETKAVLHDEKKNQSLTLIELLKNKRLGEERNPDISPQKIHNQTARKRFVQKCVLPLNEDSPLMYQPQKMDLTMQSGMPVKLRTCVHCNTTFTSAVSLSNHLRAYARKKSAGLLTGTALDCKQKKSRSRSGSKKKMLPLPHSADEVYILRCRFCGLVFRGPLSVQEDWIKHLQRHIVNANLPRTGAGMVEVTSLLKKPASITETSFSLLMAEAAS, from the exons ATGGATGATTTAGAGATAAATACTGAAGTCACTGGTGctaaagaagaagaagaaatcctATGTGGTGATAATTTCATATCTGAGGAAGAAGGTGGCATTCCTAAACCACAAGAGAGCGACACGTCGTTTCAGAAGAACAGTACATTGACTCTGCCTGAGGAGTTATCAAGGGATAGATCTGAAAAAGCCTTAAGCGGAGGCCAGACTTCTCTATTTATACACGCTGGTGCTCCTACTGTTTCTAGCGAAAACTTTATCTTGTCTAGAGGAACTGCTGTTAATGGACCAGTTTCACACTCCACCTCAACTAAGACTTCCATTATGAATAAAGGCAGTGTTTCATTAACCACTGGACAGCCTGTAGGTCATCACACAGATTCCTGCTCAACTTTGACAGTGGTTCATGATCTTCAGCTGCCTGCAAAGAGTGCAACACAGAAATCAAATCAGCaccaagttttatttttgttacctgATGTAGCACATGCTAAGAACCTGACTCATTCCATTAAAAATCTACCTACCTCTGCTTCAATTGGTTGTGATTCACAGAAATCAGTAGGAAATAGTGTAGATAGCACTTTAGTAGGCCAAGTAGAAGTTTGTGAGGATGATAAAAATCTAATAGTAAAAGACGACTGTGTTGATACATTAACAGACATTTCCTCAGGTACAGGTGGTTTCAGATCGGGTTGTGATCCCAGCTGGGATCCACAAAAAGAGTTTATACAGTTTCTTATgacaaatgaagaaacaatgGAGAAGTCTCCTATTCACTGTAAAGTAGGCTTAGAAAAAAAGcgaaaaaggaaaatggatgtTAGTAAAATAACACGCTATACTGAAGACTGTTTTGGTCATACCAGTTGTATTCCTAGTAAATCGAAACTATTAGATGTTGACTTCTTAGAGCAGAATGAGGAGCTACAAATAGTAGAACCGCAGAAATATTCATTGAGTAAAGTAAAGCCTGAATCCACAGATGAAGAGCTTGAAGCTGTTGATGCTATCCAGCAGCTCATTTATAGTCCCACTAGTAACTGTGCAGAAGATACTTCTCCTGTTCACACTAGCACTTTTCTTTccaatactttaaaaaacaaatgtgaaCAGAATGATTCTGAATCGCCATCTACTTTCAGTACTGATGAACCATCATTTTATCCCTGTACAAAGTGCAATGTGAATTTTAGGGAGAAGAAACATCTGCATAGGCATATGATGTACCATTTAGATGGGAACAGTCATTTCCGACATCTCAATGTCCCCAGGCCCTATGCATGTAGGGAATGTGGAAGGACATTTCGAGATCGTAATTCACTTCTTAAACATATGATAATTCACcaggaaagaaggcagaaactGATGGAAGAAATCCGTGAGCTGAAAGAACTTCAGGATGAGGGTAGGAGCGCACGGTTACAGTGCCCACAGTGTGTATTTGGTACCAATTGTCCCAAAACGTTTGTGCAGCATGCAAAGACccatgaaaaagataaaagatatTATTGCTGTGAGGAATGCAATTTCATGGCTGTGACAGAAAATGAACTGGAATGCCATCGAGGGATCGCTCATGGAGCAGTAGTCAAATGTTCCATTATCGGTAGCGATATGTCccagaggaaaacacagaaaaaggcatCCTTGAAAGATCCATATTTGGGATCCTCAAAAAAATCATCAACGTATGTGTGTAAGATGTGTCCATTTACTACTTCAGctagaagcattttaaaaaaacacatggaATATTTGCACCCAGCATCGTGCATTGATCCCTTTGGTAGCCATCTTAgactagaaaaaagaaaaggaagcataaTAGAAGAATCTTTAGATTTTGGTAGCAGGACAAAACAGTTGATCAAACAATCTTCTACTTTTCCAAAGaactctgttttaaaacaggatGTAAAAAGATCATTTGGCTCTGCTTCACAGTCCACTAGCTTCGCAAAACTTCACAAGAGACCCTACAGGATACAGAAGGCTCGGAAAAGCGTTTCACAGTCATCT AAACTTaactctgctgaaaaaaaagacagctatGAAACGGAGGATGACAGTTCATGGGATAATGTTGAACTATGTGATTACACTACACAGTCTGTGGAGGATGAATCTTACAGTGATATTAATCAGGAGCATGTAAACCTATTCCCCATATTCAAAGGTAAAATGGAAGATCATGAAGCTGGTGATAAATCTTCACTTAGTTATGAGCAGAATGATGGCTTTTATTTTGAGTATTATGAAGATGCTGAGGGTAGTAACTTCCTGCATGATTTGCATGATCCTCAGAATTTAGAAAATGTAGGATCAGCATTGCCAAAGCATAATTCAGTTTTCCACTGGACGGATTTGTCGCTTGAAAAGAAGTCCTGTCCGTACTGTCCAGCAACCTTTGAAACAGGTGTTGGACTGTCCAATCATGTCAGAGGACATCTTCACAGAGCCGGACTGAGCTATGAAGCCCGTCATGTTGTTTCACCAGAACAGATAGCAACAAGTGacaaaatgcaacattttaaaagaactggAACAGGAACGCCTGTTAAACGTGTTAGAAAAG cGATCGAGAAATCTGAAACAACTTCTGAGCATACATGTCAGCTCTGTGGAGGCTGGTTTGATACTAAAATTGGATTGTCTAATCATGTGCGAGGACACCTGAAAAGGCTTGGTAAAACCAAGTGGGACGCACACAAGTCTCCGATCTGCGTTCTGAATGAGATGATGCAAAATGAAGAGAAGTATGAAAAAATCCTAAAGGCTTTGAACAGTCGCCGCATTATTCCCAGACCGTTTGTTGCTCAGAAATTTGCATCAAATGATGACTTTTTATCTCAGAATGTTATACCTCTTGAAGCATACCATAATGGCCTAAAGACTGAAGATACATCTGTGTCTGCATCGGAGGAAGAAGGGCTGAATTTCCTAAATGAATGTgatgaaacaaaagcagtactacatgatgaaaaaaaaaatcagtcactTACACTGATAGAACTCCTGAAAAATAAGAGGttaggagaagaaagaaatcctgATATTTCTCCACAAAAGATTCATAATCAAACTGCAAGAAAGAGGTTTGTTCAGAAATGTGTTCTTCCATTAAATGAAGACAGTCCATTGATGTATCAGCCACAAAAAATGGACTTGACTATGCAGTCAG GTATGCCTGTGAAGCTTAGAACGTGTGTGCATTGCAATACGACGTTTACAAGTGCTGTTAGCCTGTCCAACCACTTACGCGCTTATGCACGAAAGAAGAGTGCTGGACTTTTGACTGGGACAG CTTTAGACTGTAAGCAAAAGAAGTCAAGGTCAAGATCcggaagcaagaaaaaaatgctgcctttACCTCATAGTGCTGACGAAGTTTACATACTCAGATGCAG GTTTTGTGGTCTGGTCTTTCGAGGACCTTTGTCTGTTCAAGAAGACTGGATAAAGCACTTGCAGCGACACATTGTCAACGCAAATCTTCCACGGACTGGAGCTGGCATGGTTGAAGTCACATCACTACTTAAAAAGCCTGCTTCAATTActgaaacttcattttctttactgaTGGCAGAAGCAGCATCATAG